The Nicotiana tomentosiformis chromosome 2, ASM39032v3, whole genome shotgun sequence genome includes the window CACCCAATTCATCTCGATCCGACCCGTTTATAAGAAAGAACGTCATAAAACTTATTGGTGGATTTTTATCTTTATAAACGGTTCGGATCGGGTGTATGAATGGGTTTATATGCATTGTTCGGGTGTTAATTATTCTATATGGTCCAAGCGTCTATGTGGACTGCCAAGTTAGCATTTTTCACTGGAAAAATTAATAAATCTGGTTAAGTGATCATCAAAGTGCAATACGGATAGTTGAGTGACTTTCTTGTTACAaatgaaagaaaagtgactttactTCATAATTTTACATAGTTTAGTGATCATCTGAGTAATGTACTCCATAACGAAAATATTGTATTTGGTGCTAAGTTAAAGACAGATGAAATCTTCTATTTCTCTTATGATATCACAAAAAAGAGTTGGAGAGAATATGAAACTTCCTGAAATGGTTAAGATTGAAAATATATAGAGTTATGTAGAAGTCTTTTccagtgattttttttttttttgctgtacTCATAGCTAAGTTTAAACTGCTAGTGCTAGTTGTTTGGCCTCCGATTCTTACATAATATATAATGGCATTCTGGAAACAACCATTGTAAGTCTGATGTCTCTTTTTTATTACTATTACTTTCAAAATTTGAGTGTGTGTTTTGAAAATGCACTCTTAACCAAAAATTTGTTTTTGCTACTGCTTATGAGTGAAGAGAAATAGGAAGTTGAAGTCATCATACAAACTGTGAAGCTAAGAGACAGCAAGCTTTCAAATACCATATCTAAAGATGAAAGGGCAAACTACAGAAAGCCAAATAGCCAATGTCAAAAATTGAATAGTGGTGAACTTTACACCAGCCAATGTCAAAAATTGAATAGTATtcctttcatttcattacatTTTTAACTATGCAGCTAACAGACTTACTGACATCTACCGCGAATGAACTAactaattttcagcacaatctATGTCTTTTTACTGTATTTTACATATGTTACAAGTTACTTGAGGATAATTAGCTCAACATGTAGCTTTTCCTTTTGAACCAAGTAGTAAAGAGTCGGTTCTTGATTTTGCTGCAGGACTAAGCTCCTTCTTTTCAAGTCTTTAAAGATTGCTGATGCAGATTACTTCTATGGAAAAAACCAAAAATTTATGTAGTTAGCATAACAGTTAACTTGTGTTGGATAGGAAATGTGTATTATTCCAAGTCTTCTACAACCAAAATTTCTACATCATCATGCGCAGTGGATGGATAAGCAGGAGAAGAAATGTTTGAATTTTGTCTCTCCAACAAAACCCTGTTTGTTTTTTGTTGTTGATCAAATATCATCTTCAATTTTTTTGCTTGTTCTTCGATCCTCATTTGTAACGTTCGCTGAGTCTAGCAACATAAAGAGAATATGATTCAGAAAGATTGGTTTACACAAATTCTTTTATTCTAGAAAAGTACTATCATATTTTTTCAGTAGTATTTACTAATGATGTTCTCAGTATGTAAGTTAAAAGTAGATAAATACACAACAAGATACCTCTAGTTGCTCATGAAGACACCTCTGGACTTCTAGTTGCATTTTCAGTGCTTCCTTGATTTCTATTCCACTGCAAACAAGTTTGAGATCAGATTTCTTTTCTAGCTAAAATGATCACCAAATTAAATAAGAGAATAGCAAATAGATGTACGTTTTGTTGTCTATCTCTGTAACATTATCCGGACTGTTTCTCTTTTCTGATTTCCCTGCTACATGAAAATGAATAAAACTAAGATCTTCAGAACTAAGAATTATATTCTTTTTCTCAAGAACATGAAATTAATACTGGTAAATAGCATACTTTCTGTAGATTCTGGAATGTGCTTTGCATTTCGGTATTTCTACAAAGGAAAAAATTTCAGACAAGGAGAAATCATTGCTTCAATATTCATCCAGTAATACAAAAAAGGACTTATGAAACAAAGTTCTTTCCTATGAATTAAGAAGTACCTGCAAATGGCTTTTAACATGATCAAGGGTTAAGCCTTCTGAGTCCATCAGATTAAGTATTTGCTTCGGTGTAGCTTCTGACAGATGAATAAGATCAAAGATTATCAATCtctagagaaagaaagaaatcaaagagacaaaaagagaagtttgaATTACTTACTGTCAGCACCTCCAAGGCGATTTACACACTCAAGAAATCGCTCGTGGAGATCTTCACTCCATCTGATTCTTGTCTTACTGTGCTTATTGGATACTCCAGAAGATGCAGAGTTATGAGAAGTGAGTGAAGGACTGGCGCATTGTTGCCTCATCTTTTCCAAAGGACAGCCACAGAAATCATGAGAGATCTGTGGGACATATATATAAGAAGACTCAGAATGATATTGTTTGAGATAAAGATTAAGACTTTTTAAGTACTTACACTGTAGTTTTGATTTCCATCAAAAGGAATTGAAGGGTGCCTCCTATATGAAGGATCAAATTCTCCCAACAACTCATTTTTGAGATGCAACATCCTCTCTTTCTCAGATACATCGGCAAAAGAATATTGTCTACGTAGAGGTTGACTGGTTGAGAATTCTGGCCTGATGAATGATGACAGAGAAATGTTGTGCTGAAAATCAGGCTCAGGTTGTGCAATTGAATCTGTCAAGAAGCCATTTCTACTTTGTTGAGGATCATATGATGACAATTGAATATCATAATTATTGATCAGTTGAGAAGTATTATCTTGGTTAAGATCATAATTATCTATCATGAGTTGGGAAGTATGATCTTGGTTAAGATCATTATTATTGATCATGTGTTGGGAAGTATTATCTTGATTATCATACTGTGTCAATCCCAGGCAACGTTCTGTCGCGAAAAACGCTGAAGTGGGGGATCCAAAAAAGCTGATTATTGTATTTGAAGATGCAGTAGCAATAGGCAAATTACAAGTCTGCTGATGCTGCTGTTGGCGGCCTTTCTCGGGCTGAAAACAGAATCCCATGTGTGATGAATATTGTTGTTGAGCAACTAAATCTTGAGCTGAGATTTTAGGAAATTCTAAAGTATAATCACTTGAAAACTCATTGGTCTGATGTGCTCTATCCTGAGTAAAGAATCTCTGAATACTCATTTCAAGATGATTATAAGAAGCTTTGCAATATCAAAGTCAAGAACCAAAGGTGGATTCTGTTAAAAATTTCAAGATTCAAGTTGTATTTTAATTGAGAATCTCTTGTCTCAAGGAATCCCTTAAGGTCATGAGCTGTGCTGGAGAATACGCGGCATCAAAAAAATGAGTGTGAATATTCAGTAAACTGAAAATGCAGCCTATTTAATTTCAGATGGACAGCTCCTGAATACATTcttttttgtatacatatatatatataaaagcctTCATACACAAGATAAAATCAAGGCTAGAAAAACATTGGAAAAATGATACTGcatagccgctgtaaaaataatagccgaaaacatgtataaaatttgtatatttgttgtatatatatatacattctgcatgttatatacaaaaattatataaatttttacaatttttcggctatcgaatataaataatttctggcgcgggttaaaagtgataataccccagAACATTAGTATAAGAAAACAAATCCCACCTTAGTAAAACTATAGGTGAAATATTACTCTTAACTGGCTTGTGTCCCATTTAGGTTATATTAGGAACCTCATCATCTCTATTCTTTTCTAGTCCATTTTGCAACTATACAAGACGAAAAGATAAAAATACAGAATTTCAGTAACGAAAAAAAGAGATTTTAGTAGTTCTTATTTAAGTTATTTCTGTCAACTTTTTGATTAAAGGAGAATATAATTTATGTGTCTGTAAACTTAATAATGCCATTTCTTTTACTAATCTAGATTAAAAAAATGAATGTTTTACAAGTTGTCTGTTACATCAACTGCAATTCCTTTTGATTAATTATAATGAAAGTGGGAACCTCAAATGATAAATAAACTATGTTCCCACCTAATTTTATTCATCATTTCAGATACCTGTTAAGAAAATGCATATACAACATAAAAATCTAGTTTTGATTCTCTAATCATTCctatttttcttgtttatttcCCTATCATTAGAAACAACTGTTGTTTCCTGGTTGGTCCACTGCTTTGCGTCTCTAAACTTCCTAGCAGCACTAGTAATACAATATCAACAATTATTACTTCGCTTTAatacccgaaaaaatttaagtcCGCTATGTGAATCATCATTATTAATGTCATAACAGTTCAGCTCGTCTAAATTCAATATTATAAAAATCTAGTTTATGTTAATGAATCAGAACAAGAGCATGGCAACAAATGAACAGAATCTAATTCTACATAGTATATAACCAAAGCAAAGAAACAAGAAAATCACCCTGATTTCACACTAGGCCGGGCTGCAATCATTTTGATTATTTAATGTTGTAATAGCAGCCTTATATAGGATTCTCCGAGCTTCTCTGTCTAATGGTTACTATTTTGCTATTAATTCAAGAATTCTTCCTTTATTTCCTCCTTAAATGTACGTGGTTATGTTCTTTTTTTAATAGCGGCATTTAATTTAAAAGAGTGTTTTCATAAACGTACTAGCTATGTTATGCAAATTGTTTCCTAGGATTAGATATAAAAGTATACATCAAATATATATGAAAGAATCATACGGCATGGATTTGGTACAGAATAAAATGAGCCTAAAAAAGCTTGAATGCTTTGTAGAAACCGGCATCTGAAGGTGACAGCTGAATCTTTCACAGCGTTTTTTGGACATTCAATATTTAAAGGTttagtaaaataaaaatataatactatatatatatatatatatatatatatatatatatatatataagctgaAGCCTTTGGAATGTTCCACCAAAGTCTTATTAACCATTATTTATGTAGAAAGTTTAGATGAAGATTGATTATTCCTTCCTTTTCAATTGTTCTAAACTTATTGAGACCATGTGTTATTCTAATGAAAATCTAGGGATATAAGTATCTAAATATTTTTAGTACTGAAGTTCAAATAATCTTTTGGGGTTGGAAGAATTTGTACAAGACCAACAAAAAATTTAGGCCATTGCAATTTGCAGGAGGATAAATTCTTTAATAAGGGTCAATAGGAAATGGTCTAAACTTTTTAAATCTAAGAgtaaatggtggagcagtaagattATAGTAATGGAAAATATGAAAGTCAAATGATTTGCGGACACAACTTGCTGTCCTTCGCATTGCTTCTTTCCTTTTATTACATTTGTCAAATTCCATTTGTGCCTTTGATGACGATTTACTTAAACCTTTAAACAAAACAGACGCACTGATGTGTTGTCACATAAAGAATtatttgcatatatatatatatatatatatatatatatatatatatatatatatatgatactcTCCAAACGGAAAAAATGCAACTATAACAAATTCTTGGTTTACGATTAGATTTTCAAAGATCTTGTCATTTGGTTAATATGTACCGTATTGGATCCTATATTATTGTTGTCTTTCAATGATTCAATGAAATTCTAGATAAATTTAGTGTCTAACATCTGATGCTGAAtaattgcaaacacaataacgACGTACGATAAATTTAAAGAGTTTCTTTCGTATTAAAATTGTTTTATCATTTATGCCAACGAATGGCCATTGACAGCTTATAAACTTtgtatcttaaagaataataagATCAATAATGTCTCAAGAACAATTAAATAAATTGACTATGTCatcaattgaaaaagaaatgttaaaagataattataaaaataatcaATATCTTTGCATTTCAAAAGCTAGAAGAATAAACTCCAAATAAGAAATGAATAAATCTTATTCTATAAGTTTAATATACCTTTTATTAAGATTTAGCTTCTATAAGCCTAGAAATACAATAAAATGTTGTAAAAGCAGCGGGAAGTGCAAACTGTTGTCACCATCCGATTAGGAAAACGAAATCTTGCTTTTATTTTTaagaagaattaacttaaatagtcGCTCACTCAAtcgtttaaattaaaaataattagcagatatataatatatgtataatagtgtatatgtcataaataatattttatttatggtgaatgtctatattttagagagattttagggattttacttggtggctaagtcactctttccctataaatagaaggatcctattccattgtaattcatttgtaacgacccaaaatcccaccacaggcgtcgtgatggcacctagtctctaagactaggtaagccgatttctattatattttgaagccatttttttttaaattaaaaactaacagtggaaataattacaatacacaacctcccaagactggtagtactgatatcacgaccccaaattaacccccgtaaggtgtcgtgatggcacctagtctttacgactaggtaagtattgcaaaaaatataaagaaaacacaacattttaaggataaataacatattataaatagccaagagtagtaccactcggcatatacaaaataatttcccaagacccgaaatatcactaagtcacaagctgctataatctatgtagctctatacaaaagtctgaggataataaagaaagtatctaggcgagggagtagaaggagactccgaagatctgcggacgcaagcagaagtaccttgaagtctcctagaattagCAGtgcgtactaaccccgaggctgatagctcgcacctggatctgcacacaaaacatgtgcagggaagggcatgagtacaccacaatggtatccagtaagtgccaagcctaacctcggtcgagtagtgacgaggtcaggtcaaggccctaccggagtaaatataataaattaaacagtaaaagatataagtagaatttaaggtaacacagttaaagaaattttcaaaaatttaacagttaagggagccctcggctcaaaacaaggtaaacacagtgaaaaatctctcgggataccgtcccgtagttttaaacgaatatgcagtacagggggatttctcgaaatacgtccgtagtcccaaagtaaatatgcagtgctgggggatctcccggaatacgtccgtagtcccaaagtaaatatgcagtatatgaggatctcccggaatacgttcgtagtcccaaagtaaatatgcagtatatgaggatctcccggaatacgtccgtagtcccaaagtaaatatgcaacgcaagatgaaatgacaggtatgacatcgagttatacagtttatactggacacagataaggcaaataaggacttaactgaacatgacgcacagaatgtcaattaggcagttaaaacacgtaaacatacttttctagtctaaactacataattaaatatattagtacaattaataagagaagtAATTTATGATTCAAAAAGGTTAAACAAGATTTTGTTTTTTGCaacaatagcccgtgtacgtactcgtcacctcacgtacacggcgcccacacaccaaataatatcaagatatcctaagggggaagtccccaacacaaggttaggcaagccaattacctcgaaccgttcaaatcaactcgatatcacgttcttaccacgagtatccgactccaaatggcccgaatctattcaaaacagtacaataccatcaatacgcgctaatggaatgaatcccacaagaaaaactataaaaattaggccaaaacccgaaattggctcaaactcgcccccccgggcccacgtctcgaaacccgacaaaattcatgaaactagaaagctcattcactcacgagtataaccatatcaaatttactaaaatccgacatcaaatggtcctccaatccacaattccaacttccaaatccctagcctccaacttccaatttccaccttaaatacacattaactaggtgagaaaacacatggcaaggcaagattattgaccaaaaataagcacaagggaattacctcaagaaatgcctcgaaaatgctatcaaaaattgccctaacccgagtttgcaaagccaaaaatgataaaaatcgcaaaacccttcggttttaatcactgcccaggtattttcgcacctgcggaacctgggctcgcacctgcgggtgcgcttgtgcagaaaacgtgcgcatctgcgcaactcacttaccccctatgccttcgcacctgcgacgaaagggccgcacctgcgcattcgcgCTTGCGGACgtccctttcgcttctgcgcaactTGCGCATTTGCAAACaaccttgcgcatttgcgggcatcgcagatgcggaacttcctcgcacctgcgaccccaggacaACTCTCGACTTCTCGCATCTGTGCTTCCCTCTtcgcatgtgcggctcgcgcacctgcggtctattTTCCGCAGGtgggaaacaccagaaccaacaaaggtaccagattttcctaagtccaaatttttaccgttaagcatccgaaacacacccgaggcccccgggacctcgaccaaatataccaaccaattctaaaacaccatacgaacttagtcgagctctcaaatcccatcaaacaacgcaaaaatcacaaatcaccctccaattcaattttaaagaacttgaaacttcaaaattctacaaccgatgtcgaaacctatcaaatcacgtccgattgacctcaaattttgcgcacaagtcataatcaacattacggacctactccaacttccggaatcggaaaacgacaccgatatcaaaaatttcactaccggcccaaaactccaaaaattcgacttttgccatttcaagcctaaatgagctacgaacctccaaaatacAGCCCAGACATGCTCCTCAACccaaatcacctaacggagctaacagaactgatggaattctattccggagtcatctttacacagttccaactacggtccaaatcctaaggcttaagctctcatttagggactaagtgtcccaaaacactccgaaactcaaaaccaatcatcccggcaagtcacaatagcagaaaaagattagGGGAAAGCGATTATTAGggaatcggggctattactctcaaaacgaccggccgggtcgtcacatcctccccttcttaaaacaatcgttcgtccttgaacgagtataaagacatacctgaaactgtgaaaagatgagggtactggctgcgcatatcctactcggtctcccaagtcgcctcctcgactgactgatccctccactggacctttactgaagcaatattctttgacctgagctttctgacctgcctgtccaaaatggctactggctcctcaacataagatagatctttgtccaactagactgagctgaaatctaatacatgagtcggatcaccgtgatacttccggagcatggacacgtggaataccgggtgaactcctgctaggctgggaggcaaggcaagctcataagcaacctccccaactcgtaccaatatctcaaaaggaccaatgaacctcgggctcagcttgcccttcttcccgaacctcatgactcccttcataggcgatacccgaagcaagacccgctcaccaaccataaatgccaaatcacggaccttacggtctgcataactcttctgcctggactgggctgtgcgaagtctctcctgaattaccttcaccttatccagggcatcttggaccaaatctgtacccaacaatcgggcctcgcccgactcaaaccatcccactggggaccggcaccgcctaccatacaaagcctcatacggtgccatatgaatgctggactgataactgttgttgtaagcaaactctgcaattggcaagtattggtcccatgaccctccgaactccatcacacaggcacagagcgtatcctcaagaatctgaatcatgcgctcggactgcccgtccgtttgagggtgaaaggctgtgctcagctctaccctagtacccaactcctgctgtacggctctccaaaactgggatgtgaactgtgtacctctgtctgaaatgatagatactggaataccatgaaggcggacaatctctctgatataaatctcagccaatatCTCTTAAGAGTATGAAGTtaacactggaatgaaatgggctgacttggtcagccggtccacgatcacccaaatagcattaaactttctcaaagtccgtgaaagtccaactacaaagtccatggtgatccgcttccacttccactctgggatctctaacctctgaagtaatccactcagcctctggtgctcatatttgacttgctgacagttgagacacttggccacaaaccatactatatccttctttatcctcctccaccagtagtgcagtctcaaatcctggtacatcttcgtggcaccgggatgaatggagtaccgtgagctgtgggcttcctcaagaatcaactctcgaagcccatctacaatgggcacacagatccggccctgcatcctcatcacactgtcatcaccaatagtcacatctctggcatcacctcgccgaaccctgtcctgaagaactagaagatgtggatcatcatactggcactccctgatacggtcataaagagaagactgagcaaccacacaagctaatacccggctaggctctaaaatatccaatctcacgaactggttggctaaggcctgaacaaccaaggctaagggcctctcagctgccggaagatatgccatgctccccaaactctctgcccggcgactcaaggtgtcggccactacattggccttccccgggtggtataatatagtgatattatagtctttaagtagctccaaccacctccgctgatgcaaatta containing:
- the LOC104119904 gene encoding myb family transcription factor PHL5-like isoform X2 is translated as MSIQRFFTQDRAHQTNEFSSDYTLEFPKISAQDLVAQQQYSSHMGFCFQPEKGRQQQHQQTCNLPIATASSNTIISFFGSPTSAFFATERCLGLTQYDNQDNTSQHMINNNDLNQDHTSQLMIDNYDLNQDNTSQLINNYDIQLSSYDPQQSRNGFLTDSIAQPEPDFQHNISLSSFIRPEFSTSQPLRRQYSFADVSEKERMLHLKNELLGEFDPSYRRHPSIPFDGNQNYSISHDFCGCPLEKMRQQCASPSLTSHNSASSGVSNKHSKTRIRWSEDLHERFLECVNRLGGADKATPKQILNLMDSEGLTLDHVKSHLQKYRNAKHIPESTERKSEKRNSPDNVTEIDNKTGIEIKEALKMQLEVQRCLHEQLETQRTLQMRIEEQAKKLKMIFDQQQKTNRVLLERQNSNISSPAYPSTAHDDVEILVVEDLE
- the LOC104119904 gene encoding myb family transcription factor PHL5-like isoform X1, producing the protein MSIQRFFTQDRAHQTNEFSSDYTLEFPKISAQDLVAQQQYSSHMGFCFQPEKGRQQQHQQTCNLPIATASSNTIISFFGSPTSAFFATERCLGLTQYDNQDNTSQHMINNNDLNQDHTSQLMIDNYDLNQDNTSQLINNYDIQLSSYDPQQSRNGFLTDSIAQPEPDFQHNISLSSFIRPEFSTSQPLRRQYSFADVSEKERMLHLKNELLGEFDPSYRRHPSIPFDGNQNYSISHDFCGCPLEKMRQQCASPSLTSHNSASSGVSNKHSKTRIRWSEDLHERFLECVNRLGGADKATPKQILNLMDSEGLTLDHVKSHLQKYRNAKHIPESTETGKSEKRNSPDNVTEIDNKTGIEIKEALKMQLEVQRCLHEQLETQRTLQMRIEEQAKKLKMIFDQQQKTNRVLLERQNSNISSPAYPSTAHDDVEILVVEDLE